CCATAGTGAAATTTTTCCGCGACATTGATgcagacaacaagttttgagccAATATGTGGGTTTTGGGGGTTTTGCTGTTCGACGTATACTGTTTGCTTGTTGtgtgtttgcgcgttctgtgacatctcagtgtgtgtgtacttgCTTTCCGTTGgaatcatcaccaccaccaccactaatcatcatcgccatcctcCTGCtcccttcattggcatcatcatttgAGGAGTTTGTCCTCAAGGTAACTGGAGACCAAACCAACTAACAaaggtgcaagtgatgtggagttgcgggcctcacattagtgagGCCAAGAacttaattttattttttccttaaaaccaaccaaccaacatgaCATTGGGCTGCTTCGTTTTCGgcctattgcaaaaaaaaaagaaaaaaaaactcaaaattAAATTCTTGCGTGTAGCGCAGTGCCGAAAATGTCAGCACCCACCGATTGTCCGTGAAATGgcagttttgtttttctttcacctCGTTCCTGGGTGGAATGCGCGGAGTACCGGCTAGGAGGACTACAGGCCTTTAGTTCAGGAAAAAGAAATCTGTGCCTGTAACACTCTGATGAGTGAGTCAAGCGGGTTTGAGTACATGAGGAACGTTCTACAACAAGAAGGAATTGGTGAGTGGGTggataaaagaaaacaaaaacggagATGGTTAATCCCAAGCAAGTatggactggctactccagtacACTTACTCCTCCAGTAAGGTGAGTCCACCGACAATGGCGTGGCCCGCAatgtaggactgcggataatttggaccatcTGGGGGCAATCTCCAACAcatggtgctggaagcaatgctcACCTCTTCCGACGGGGTAAAAGGAAAATTAAAAGGAAACTCCGTTCTCGATGTGCTTATACTGAACCGCCCACTTTGCATGATTCATTTGGCTGCCGCTTTTCAACATGTGCTTTGGTGCAAACGTTTTAAAATGCCGAGACTACCCGAATTCGGCAAAACATATAAATGCGGAACACGCCCGCCGAATCTCCCCAGAAATAAATGCCgataccggcctcggtggctcagtcggtagcgtgttcgccttctgatcccgagatcgcgggttcgaacccggccgaggacgccagcaacttggtggcagggtacaagttgcttagacacgccgtcttccgcgagggacgttaaatacggggtgccgtgtgatgagctttcatcgcacgttaaagaaccctcaggtgggcaaaagcaatccacaggccgaccgctgtggcgtcgctcatgatctcagttgtctcgcgacgtaaacccccaattatatatataataaatgcCGATAACGCGCGGCGCCCTACAGCGAGTACAACTGGGTTTGGCGCATTTTACAGTTAAACGAAGTCAATCATTTTATCTtagtgatgatgattggggatgGAGTTTCATCGCGAGGGGCAatatactctaccccattgctgatgcaAATGTGATTAAACAAAATAACGAGTCTCCTTGCAGTGAAGACCAAGTCCTACGTCTAGGAGTGCTTCTATGACAGGGCGTTGGAGGGCTATAGACGTCTTGGACTGCAGACGACTTGGACATAGCATATACATTTGATTGGTGCTTGAAATATGATTAAGGGGGAATGActtcagaaatctatgggcgattttcgttcgcacaagacactTAAACTATCATCTTAAGATtcgtactggcgtgttctcttagcttttctctagccaatgacgtattttttagaggacaagattaagccgttgatttttaataaattaaagtttggtgcgtGTCGAccatgtgctgccatctcgatagagtgtcgcacactaaaatatttgagaattcgggctcaatacaaatcagcggatagtcctggaattccacaaaatgtgtcattgacaagggtaaagcaaggagaacacgcaGGTACCtctgttttgacgatattttacgccgtttctgcgcagtgtgcgaacaaactttctGTATTGTCTTGCGCAGGAGCAGCCTGATTGTTGTCAACATGCCAGATCGTCCACAACTAATAGTAGGCCTTTTTATTCCCACAGGTACCCAAGGATTTGAGATGGTTCGACGATTGGTCGACGGGACTATCCAGTGTCTCATCTGTGGTAAAGTCCAAGAAAACGTGGCCGTTCTTCGCCGCCATTATGCCGGCCACACGAATGTTCGTAACTTCAGTTGTCCAAACTGTCCAGGCACCTACAAGACAAGCACAGACTTTCTTACTCACTTCAGGAGGGCCCACACCTCGCTCGCTCGTACTTATAAATGTAGTCAGTGTGACGTCAAGACTACCGACAGCAGAGCTTATCATGAGCACGTTGGAGAACATGCTGACATTCCCCCAAGAGAACGGTGCGAAATTTGCTTCAAAGTTCTTTTCAAGGACTCGATGTTGGATCACTATTATCGACATACGGGCGAGAAACCATACTCGTGCCGACAGTGCAACAGTCGCTTCATCACGGCCGCGCAGCGGAAAGACCATGTCAGACGCATACATGAGGGTGAGGAACGTGCTCCTGATCATACTGGGCGCAAGAGACGTCGACCTCACAACTAATgtacttcttttcttttctttctttttttttgtgacatacAGTCCCCGATTTATTTCTCCTCATTCAAATGCTATGTAGGAAGTCACATCGTGTCCGTCACCTTTAGCAGGAGTTGGACTACAAACACAGAAACTGCCAGGTGTGTGGAAAGGGGACATGCACCGAGAACCTGCGGCACCACATCACCGGCACATTCACGAACCTACAAATATCCTGCTGCACGAAATACATTCACAGCTGATGAGAAACTTGATATTTCTACGGAGAGAATGCACCTCTGCGTCAGGAATCGTCGAGTGTACCAAACAGCATCTTGCGTTGTTTCAGATATTCACCAGCACACGAAGGTAACACGTACATGGGAAGCTGGCAAGTGTGCAGTGTGCGGGAGTGCATTCAAATGCAAGCACCAGATTCAGGACCACACGAAGACTCGCAGCGAGGAACGACCCTTCAAGTGTCAGCTCTGTAGAGGAACTCTTGATTAGAAACTTGACcatgcaaaacaaacaaaagtgaAACTCCATTCTAACGGCGTTACCTCCACTGGCTAGCGTTAACGGGAGAAGTATACAGATGCTGTCATTCCGATATGTACAGAATGAACGGGGACTGAAAAGGTGGCAAGGGCAGCCTCACGAGGTGATGATCTGTTGATCTGTGCCACACAACAGGGGATTATGCTGTCGTACCATGATTTCTCCTGACTTTCCAACAAATGCTTCTTGTACACGGTAGCTCAAAGAAACGATGACTCCACTAATTGAAGGCGTTTCGGGAGGAGCACAAGGAGAGAAACATTTACCTTTTGAGTTCTGTGCTGGTGGTATTTCCGAAGCAGGTGCCAAGGAATGACCTATAGAGAGGCAAAGACTGCCCGTGATATTTACAAAAATTGCAACCTATTTATGTGTGTTGGTAGACTACAATTTTGTTTGCTAGGTAGGAGAGTATGTGCTGCTTCACAGGGGCAAGATGCTTCGTATTGTGGTTATACAAGCACCAGATTGAGGACCACACGAAGACTCGCAGCGAGGAACGACCCTTTAAGTGTGAGCTCTGTGGAGGAACGCTTGATTAGAAACTTGACCATGCAACTGCAGGACAAACAAATTTGAAACTCAATTCTAACGGCGTTACCTCCACTGGCCAGCGTTAATGGTAGAAGTATACAGATGCTGTCATTCCAATATGTACAGAACGAACGGTGATTGAAAAGGTGGCAAGGGTAGCCTCACGAGGTGATGATCTGTTGATCTGTGCCACACAACAGGGGATTATGCTGTCGTACCATGGTTTCTCCTGACTTTCCAACAAATGCTTCTTGTACACGGTAGGTCAAAGAAACGATGACTCCACTAATTGAAGGCATTTCGGGAGGAGCACAAGGAGAGAAACATTTACCTTTTGAGTTCTGTGCTGGAGGTATTTCCGAAGCAGGTGCCGAGGAATTACCTATAGAGAGGCAAAGACTGCCCGTGATAATAGAGCTCTATCGACTAGGCCAGCCACGGGCCAGGCCACTAGTACGGGACATTCTCACAgcatacaagaaagcagtagatactggccacgacatactgcttcagtggattcctggacatgaTGGCATACGGGGTAATCAAGCTGCAGCGGATATGGCGGATATAGCGGATGGTGGATGTCGTCAACGGAACACACGGTGACATACTCCACGTCAGATGTGAAGCACATGTtaaaattgctgacagaagGCATTTGCAGAAGACAATAGTTACAAGTCGACAGGTGGTCATCCTTGCTTCATCAGATTGACCCGGAgctgaaattccgtgttccgtcCAGCATACCGCGACTTATACAAACACTTTTGCATCGGTTTCGCCTTAACGTTCCGTATGGTCAACAGTTCCCCGATAAAGTCGGCAGGGCAAACGgtccagtgtgtgcatctgtggaaGACACGGAACACAccgttatgcactgcacaagatatgcatcccaaagggctacattgaagtttgctctagaccgcttggacaatagaaccttcgatatggtcaaggtgctgggtgtatgggaacccgggaagagagatgcggcgttGTCAGCGCTTGccaacttcatagtgagcagtgagatggaatctgtattttaggaccgcattctaggcatgtgtcgtcgagttccccgttgcTGTTAGTTTCTTGCACTTCAGCTCACTTCTAGGGAatgtagctacgcatatgcacgtacagttcggtgactgggaggggtgatgtctttctatttttacattttcatcttttcagttttctttctcctttcattcatttcatttcctttgtggaagtagcagaattcgtcagttacgaattcaatatcttccggtttttttttctcagataATCAAACTCACTCAACTGCCCGTGATATTTACAAAAATTGCAACCTCTTTATGTGTGTTGGTACACTACAATTTTGTTTGCCTGGTAGGAGAGTATGTGCTGCTTCACAGCGGCAAGATGCTTCGTATTGTGTATATTACTATGTAACTGTTTCTTTGTGCAGTGCGCTGAGTACTTTTACTACACGTCAGACGAAGCAAGGACTTTTTTGTGTCACATGCATATGCAAATGATCCACAAATAAATTGCGGGGTTCATGATCAATCGGCCAGCCCATCAACGCTGTGCCCTTAATGCAGTACTAATTTACACTTCTGAACAGTACGGGATCCTATAGTGAGCAAGATCACGCGACTACGGTGGATGTTCAATGCGTTGACATCGAAACAGCTTCAGAAGCTACCTTCACTGTGCAGATCAATTATACGTCCTCCAAACTACTGTCATCAATAATGTAGAGTAGGGTAGTACCTCACGCGTGAAACACTTCTATTATTGTCATCAAGGTAAGGCGGTTGCTATTTCGATCTGTAAAATTCCGAGAAGGTtgctatcagagtgcactggaGGCATCTATGACCGGGAATCACGGGGTCCAACAACCACAGCCCTCGTCTTTTCAGCAACTGTCGTTTTCATTCATACTGTCTTGCTTTGGCGCCCCTATTCTATACTGTTCACGTCATCACCACCGACAGGGCGTAGTATcgctcctggcgatgaaactctccattcacCATCACAACATAAAGTAGTTTTGTCTTCGTGTTTGCCACGAGCAGATTAGGCTACCGGGAAGTTTGAATAGGCTCAAGAAGCGTGTCATCCTTGGAATGCATCTGTTATGTCGCCGCATTGCAGTTCATTGGCACAGAATTCTTGTTCAAAGCAAActcacgtgcacagttcctatCACAAAACCCAGTGCCATGTGTTAAAAGGAAGACTGGCCATTAATAGGACCTGCATGTATACTTGAGGCTCCACCCACATTTTTTAGATGTCTGGCCAAGCACAGGTCGGAATACAGTTAACCGTTATTGCAGGCCATCCTGTACTTATACCTCAACCTTATTTAATTGGTGCCACCGTTTTGGAGAAACCAgattgatttggattgaaacggatataaCTGGTggcagaccaaaacgacggattttgcacCCACTTTATGCAGAGAGGCATGCTAGGAAGTCTCAGAACTGCAGAAATTGTTGCCGCCAGAAGTGACTGACGGGAGAGCGACAGCACCGTTCTTCGTAGCAGATGTCTtctaggaaaaaaagaaaaaaaggaattggTCCAATTGGACATTTTCCCATTCAAACCAATTGGAATTCCAGTTGCGTTTTGTCACACATTGAAATAAAACCATTTAGAACTGCTTGGTCCTCCATTACAAATAACTGGCAAGCTCggggtgggggggggatatgtttaatagtgaaaaggaaaacggaaatgtcagccaggctattgccagcttgctattccgagagagaaaagaaaaaggaactgtgaaacaaaagaaataaaagaaaggaaaagatgacagaaaaactggcacgcagtgcagtgcagcacaggcacgaaggaaagttcgaagaacgtccagtcagagggcagacgcaaggccagagtcatttaagaagcggagcagggctgtggtgatggcccactgagtaggccgagggacgggaccgaggagggtggccatggacagtgtgttgtagcccagctgtattagacggcgatggagggcttgccgttgcgggatgtgctgctggcagtgcagaagacaatgagcaatgtcgcccacctcgccacagctggaacacaagggggagctggattggcccattttgtacaggagcaatggggtgcgggcaacgttgagacggaggcggtgcagcaatgattcgtcctgacgactgcagcgacacgcaatgaaaaagctaaccgaggggtcgatggactgcacgtgactgttgtaggcGACGGCTTGTGATCTAAATGCTTGGGCACGGGTtgcacaccggcggcgaatagctaaatggcaagccgaaagtgtaagtggtggacgtgcagtggcaggGGTAACAGCTGCGGCGGCTCGTCTAgcagccgcgtctgcgcgtgtgttaccggtcaggcccacatgaccgggcACCCACTGAAGGGACAAAGCATGACCATTGGCACGGAGTCCGTTATACCTCTGAATGATCAAGCTGGGTATACCCTGTATGAGGTTGGAGCGggccgacatcaagcggaggagagacgccttgctgtctgtgaggacgacccatttcCCAGGTGGCAAGTCAGTTATATATTCTAGGGCAGTAAGAATGGCGAACAGTTCAGCCTCGGTGGACAACATGGGGTAGGGCAGTTTGTAGACCTGTTCATGGTCTGTATCGGCAACGTAAAAGGCCACGCCCGCTGCGTCAGACATTACGGAAGCATCGGTGAAGATTTGTCGGCAATGGGGATGGGTAGAGGTGAGATGGGCCAAAGCGAGTTGTTGGGCTACCACAGGGCTGATTGCCTGTTTTCGGGGAAAGTCTGGTATAGTGGCGTGAATGGGAGGCCGTTTtaaggtccacattgctggcgcaaAGGTAGTGGCAGGTGTCGAGGACGGGAGACAGTCTCGTAAGCGGGCAACTGCTTTGGCAAAAGCGGATGCAGGGCAGCTCACAGCAATGCGGCGAAGAGGATGAGAGGGTTGCGTCAGGCAGCGGGCGTAGACGCGAAGGGTGGCTGAGTCCCGCAGAATGGGTATAGGGTGCTCATGAGCTTCGGCGAGTACGGAATATGTCTCCGTTGTTCGAGGGACACCAAGGCAAACACGGAGACTGCGGGCTTGGAGGTTCAGGAGCTCCTGCTCTCGTGTGCAGCTGAGGTCATGAAGGATCGGGAGGCTGTATCGCAGTGTGCCCAAAACAAGAGCCGTATGAACTCGGTGGAGGTCCTGGCAAcacgggccccaggacgcacatgcgATACGTTTGAGGACATTGACCTGGCTGGAGGCTTTCGTGGCAAGCGCCTTCACGTGAGATGACCATGTGAGGCCTTGGTCGATTGTGAAGCCCAGATAACGGCAGGTTTTCACAAAGGTTAAGGGCGAACCGTCGATGAAGAGTGGGTATTTGTGGAACGATCTCCGCGAAAAGGCCATGGCGACAGTTTTGGCGGGTGAGATGGCTAGGCCGCGGTCGGCAAGATAGTTGGAGATTGTGTTCAAGGAGCGTTGTATACGGCGTTGAATCACATCACGACGAAGAGCAGAGGTCCAAATacaaatgtcatctgcatagatTGTGATGTGGGTGTGGCTGGGCAGCTGTGCAGGGAGGGAGGCCATAATGATGTTGAACAGGAGGGGGCTGAGTACGCTTCCCTGCGGGACGCCTCGGTGAACGGGATACAAGGTGGTATCTCCGTCAGCAGTGCGGACAAAGAGGCAGCGGCCTGTGAGGAAGTCCCGGATCCATGATAGGGGGCATACCCCTACGTTAGCGTCCTGGAGAGCCGTAAGGATTGCATTGTGTTGGACACTGTCATAGGCTTTCTTGATATCCAGGAAAACAGCAGCGGTCAGGAAGCCGTCTGCGCGAGCCTGCTGCGTCTCACTGACCAGAGCAATGACACTATCGAGTGACGAACGGCCTGAGCGAAAGCCCAtcattgtttccgggaagaaaCGGGCACTCTCAAGGTGCCAGATGAGACGGGTGAAAATCATTCGTTCCAGAGTTTTACCCACGCAGCTTGTAAGGGCTATCGGGTGGAAGGAGTCGAGGTGATGGGGCGACTGGCCGGGTTTGAGCAAGGGGACAACCATTTCCATTCCTCGGGTATTCGCCCCTGCTGCCAACTGTCATTGAAGAATCGTAAGAGGTGCTGCTTCCCCATATGCGGAAGGTGCTGGAGCGCCTTGTATGAGATCTGGTCTGCACCTGGGGAGGTATGTTGGGGCGAGGCACATAGGGCAGAGTCTAACTCCTCTAGTGTAAAAGGTAAGTCCAGGACTGTGTTGCTGGTAGATGGCATCGGAGTAGTAGCAGTTTGAGTTGAAGCAGGCAGGGCGGTGAGGCGGGCACAAAAGTCCTCTGCAACGTCAATTTCGGTGCGTGATGTGGCCAGAGACAAGGAGCGGAACGGGTGGCGTTGCGCTACAGGTGTCGAAAGGCCTTTAAGCACACCCCAAATACGAGACAGAGGTGTGCGGGGCGATAGGGACGATGCAAAGTTACGCCAACGGTCCCGTGTGAGTTTCTGGAGGCGTCGCTGAACAGCCTTCTGAATCCGTCTCGCAGCCTGCCGGTCATGGAGTAGGAGGGTGCGCCGTGCTCGCCGTTCTGCGCGTCGCCGGAGTGCACGGAGCCGCTCGTATTCCGCGTCTGTAGCGGAAAACTGAAGCGGGACGCGGTGCACTGTGGTTGCTTCCTGGGTTGCGGTGGCCACAGCGCGACAGAGGTCTTGCGCATTGCTTAGCCCGTCATATGCAAGGGAAGATTCGAGCACTCGCGCAAATCGTGGCCAGTCGGTCCGCTTGACGGAGTGCGAGCTGGAAGATCGGCGGCCATGCGGGATGCCGACCAGGACAGGTAGGTGGTCGCTGCCAAGGGTGTCCGCATCAACACTCCAGAGGAGCCGATGAGCGATGGACGCTGACGCGACGGTGAGGTCAAGACAAGAAGAGCGGTAAGTCGGGTAGACGAAAGTTGGAGAGCCATCGTTTAAAACGCAGAGATTCTTGTCCGCGAAGAGGTCTGCTAGTTGTTGGCCTCTGGTGTCAGTACGCATGCTGCCCCAGACTTcgttgtgggcattaaagtccccGCAGAGCACGAAAGGCGAGGGGAGGCCAGCTATAATGGAGCCCAGCTCATCCACGTTGTATCTGACCGATGGTGGGATATATAGTGAGACTATAGTGACGTCAAGTGAGCCCACACGAACAGAGCAGCAGACGTAGTCGCCGATCCCAACTGTTCGCAGGTCGCGCTGGATCGCCGGGAGGTCGGCACGGACAAGGAGCGCAGCACGGCTGGTCTGTCCACGGGGCTCCGAAACAAAGGTCACGTAATTCGAGAGACGAAAGTCATCCTTAATGCCGCTTTCTGAGATGCATAACACAGGGAATTTGTGGCGCCACACAAACTGACGGAAGTCAAACAACTTCGATTGCAGGCTGCGTgaattccactggaagatcGTGGTTGATTGATAATGAACCATTGAGGCGCGAGGCCGACCATTATTCATTATCGGGCGTAAGGAAAGAGCCAGTACGGAGGAGAGGTTCCAGTGCAAGTATAGCTTGAACTGCAGGTAAGTCTGCCGCCGTTGGGAGCTGCTGGACGATGGCGCGTAAGGCGGCGAAGAGCATTGCGACTACAGTGTGAGATGTATTGCTTTGTCCCTCCAACAGACGGGGCTTCGGAATTTTAGGGTCTGGTGTCCGCTGTCCACTGGCCTGGGCCGCGATGCGCGCGATATGTGGCACTTGCTTGACGGCAGAAGCAAAAGACTTGGAAGGGCCGTGATCAGCGTGTGCGGGTGTCGCGGAACAGCCAGATAGGCGCGGAAAGTGAGCAGTGTGGAGATTAGTGGAGCGACGGGGTGGAGGGGCATGCGATTTTCCACTGAGCATGCGCCGTCGGTGTGCAGCTGTTGCTGCCCTTGCAACCGTACAGGCACGGTACGTTGCAGCGTGGTGGCCGCCACAGTTTGCGCATGTGGGCTCACATCGTGAGGTACATTGCTTATGATCATGTGGGCCAGAACACACTTTGCATCTTTTCGAGCTGCGGCAGTCACGAGCATAGTGGCTGTTGCGAAAGGAGAAGGAGGAATAAAATCACTTGTTGTTTTTCGGTGGGCAAGAAGGCGAGCAGTCGTGGTCCCTGTTACTTCGTTTCGCTAATTCGGaacatttggtgccgaaacccgggaacgaACCAGGGACCTTTAGAGTCACAACACCAGAAGAGAAAAAGCGGCTGCTGAGCTCCACGCGGCGCTGTTATCGATGTGCAAAACGCTACCATCATGCACGCCACTGTCGAACCTCAGCCAGTTTAGTTTGCAGGAAGTGCAGTGGTCACCATCTCACAATACTCTGTGATATACAGCCCGTGGCAGCGTCTCTAGCCGCCGAACCCCATCCGGCAACGGCCGCAGCGCCGTCTCCGGTGCAAGCAACACCAGCTTCTATGGACAGTACCGTCATACTGCTTCAAACTGCTGCGGCGGATGCCTCGGGCCCCGGAGGCAAGGCAAGAGTCCAGATCCTGCTTCATAACGGAAGCCAACGGACCTTTATCAGAGAGGACCTCGCTATGAGCCTACAATGTGCGACAATCGACGTTGAGGACTTGGCCATCTACGCGTTTGGATCAACGCAATCTGCCCGCCACAGATGCAGTAAGGTCACTGTAAATATTACAGGCCGTGACGCCACCTTCGAGTTAGAAGCTCTAACGATTCCCGAGATATGCAAGTCCCTGAGCCCTTCGCTGGATCCGCATTTAACACGCATGCTACTTGAGCGTGACTTGCAACCTGCGTCAACATCAGGCGTTTCCCGAAGTGTTGACATCCTGGTCGAAGCAGACAACTACTGGCGTCTTGTAACGGGACGAATTCTGAGGATGACGGAGGATCTCACTGCCGTTGAAACGGTGTTTGGTTGGGTTATACAGGGCTCAACGACCGTGCATACCCGGCTCCCCCAATCGACATGTGCCCTACTTCTCACTTGCGGAGATCCAGAGTCTGACTGTAGTGCCGAAGACTTGTGGAACCTTGACACGCTCGGAATCACAAGTACCGAGCCCGCAGCCAGCCACGTGTGCAGCACGGACCTCCAGGTCTTCGAGGCGGGCATAGCAAGGTCGAAAGAGCGGTATGAGGTTCCCTTGATGATTCAGGAGCCTGGGCTTCCACCGGATGCCAACAACAAAGCCACGGCAGTGCATAGGCTCCGAGCCCAGCTCAGACGATTTAGCAGCGCATCAGAGGTTCTGCGGCAATACGACAAAACAATAAGAGAATATTTCGTAGAAGGCCATGCGGAACAAGTTACCGGCCCTGATCCCGACCGTAATCTCTACTATCTGCCTCACCATGCCGTAGTACGTAGCGAGGCCGCCACAACCAAGATCCGAATTGTTTTTGATGCGTCATCCCACATCACTGGCCAACCGTCGTTGAACAACGTGTTGTCGAAGGGGCCGAACATGAACAGTGACCTCTTGCATCTCCTACTCACCTTTCGGTACCACCCGGTAGCCCTCACTGCCGATATCCGGAAGGCATATCTCCAAATATTAATTCGGCCGGAAGATCGCGACGCCCTTCGTTTCCTTTGGGTTTCCGACCTTCCATCTGCCTCCAACCCGTACCCGCCGTTGCAGGAGTGGAGAATGACACGAGTGCCCTTTGGGGCTGCCTCCAGCCCGTTCCTCCTCGCGGCCACCTTGCAGCACCATTTCAGATCTGTCAGCCATCGTTACCCAGCCACTGCTGCACGACTTTCCACCAGCTTTTACGTGGATGACTTGGTAGTCGGGTGCAGGGATGTCGCAGAAGCCCAGACTTTCTACAAGGAGACCAGAGCCATCTTGCAAGAGGCGGGGATGGACATTCGGAAATGGGCGTCAAACTCCCCAGTCCTTCAAGAGAAATATCTGAATGATGGAATCGCATACGACAACGTCTCTGAACTGGGCTCTGTTCTTCGTGTACTCGGTGTGCCGTGGGACAGACAATTCGACGAGATCTGGGTCCCCACGCGGTCCGTCCAGGCCTTCGCTAAAGACGCCCCTTCCACGAAACGGGGAGTACTGCAGGTTTTTTCTCGACTGTATGATCCTTGGGGTTTCCTCTTTCCATTCGCCATTACAGCGCGCCTACTGTTCCAGACTTTATGGAAGGAAAAATGGCCTTGGGACTCCCCTCTACAGCCACCACTGCTGGACGCATGGCACGCATGGGTGAACGATCTGGCAACTCTCTCGGAGGTACGGCAGTCAAGATGGGTACTCGGATCCCAGCACAGCTTGCTCGATCTTCAAGTATTTGCAGACGCAAGCCCACGGGCGTACGGTGTCGTAGTGTATGTTCGCAGTCGAACAATCGACGGCCGCATCATGGTTTCCTTGCTCATCGCC
This portion of the Ornithodoros turicata isolate Travis chromosome 3, ASM3712646v1, whole genome shotgun sequence genome encodes:
- the LOC135387726 gene encoding uncharacterized protein LOC135387726 encodes the protein MRFSTEHAPSVCSCCCPCNRTGTPVAASLAAEPHPATAAAPSPVQATPASMDSTVILLQTAAADASGPGGKARVQILLHNGSQRTFIREDLAMSLQCATIDVEDLAIYAFGSTQSARHRCSKVTVNITGRDATFELEALTIPEICKSLSPSLDPHLTRMLLERDLQPASTSGVSRSVDILVEADNYWRLVTGRILRMTEDLTAVETVFGWVIQGSTTVHTRLPQSTCALLLTCGDPESDCSAEDLWNLDTLGITSTEPAASHVCSTDLQVFEAGIARSKERYEVPLMIQEPGLPPDANNKATAVHRLRAQLRRFSSASEVLRQYDKTIREYFVEGHAEQVTGPDPDRNLYYLPHHAVVRSEAATTKIRIVFDASSHITGQPSLNNVLSKGPNMNSDLLHLLLTFRYHPVALTADIRKAYLQILIRPEDRDALRFLWVSDLPSASNPYPPLQEWRMTRVPFGAASSPFLLAATLQHHFRSVSHRYPATAARLSTSFYVDDLVVGCRDVAEAQTFYKETRAILQEAGMDIRKWASNSPVLQEKYLNDGIAYDNVSELGSVLRVLGVPWDRQFDEIWVPTRSVQAFAKDAPSTKRGVLQVFSRLYDPWGFLFPFAITARLLFQTLWKEKWPWDSPLQPPLLDAWHAWVNDLATLSEVRQSRWVLGSQHSLLDLQVFADASPRAYGVVVYVRSRTIDGRIMVSLLIAKGRVAPLKPLTLPRLELLGCLLAARIFCRIISSLPIAALQATFWTDSTIALHWVKNDTDKWPPFVAARTTEIRRLTNPQQWFHCEGKHNPADLLTRGVSAKALLDSQLWWSGPRWLSQEFDSAAAPVVDAEVSPTEEVCCVAVSTRLDLPLRLADYSSLKHILRLTAHVLRYIHNLRYPQSRTTGPLSADELSSAELVWIRNTQSQAFPEEVAALQRSAPVSRTSTLLTLQPFLDETAVLRVGGRLQQMDDSIDIRHPILLPSKHRYSALIILDTHERLHHAGVQDTLSELRQRYWILKGRQTVRRTLHTCLPCKYRRLSPETAPVAPLPRERITQTHPFDVVGIDFAGPLYVSHAALREQKAYIVVFTCGVTRAVHLELVHQMSTERFLTAFRRFIARRGLPSVIMSDNARTFHQLSRLLAVLSSPGVQNFAANHRIRWKFIVERAPWWGGWWERIIRSVKEALKRCLGRRRLDFEGLVTALCDIESIINCRPLTYISSDVYDLDPLTPSHFLVGKRSTALPSYTAATTPQNAAELRRYFRTQEQIRMQF